In the Erythrolamprus reginae isolate rEryReg1 chromosome 13, rEryReg1.hap1, whole genome shotgun sequence genome, one interval contains:
- the LOC139175401 gene encoding microtubule-associated proteins 1A/1B light chain 3C-like, translating to MASFPCFKHRKPFASRKNEVAAIRIKFPYKLPVILERYSKEKILPALSKVKFLVPRDFTIGQFSAIIRNRMGLRSTQAFYFLVDGDHSLVNMSATMGEVYTLYKDEDGFLYVTYASQEMFG from the exons ATGGCCTCCTTTCCTTGCTTTAAACACCGCAAACCCTTCG CTTCCCGGAAGAATGAAGTGGCTGCAATCCGGATAAAATTTCCTTACAAACTACCG GTGATTCTGGAACGCTATTCGAAGGAGAAAATATTGCCGGCTTTAAGCAAGGTGAAGTTTCTAGTCCCTCGAGATTTCACCATCGGCCAGTTTTCAGCCATCATCCG CAACCGGATGGGCCTGAGGTCCACGCAGGCCTTCTACTTCCTGGTGGACGGTGACCACAGCCTCGTGAACATGTCCGCCACCATGGGTGAAGTCTACACCCTGTACAAAGACGAGGACGGCTTCCTCTACGTGACGTACGCCTCCCAGGAGATGTTCGGTTGA
- the ZBTB3 gene encoding zinc finger and BTB domain-containing protein 3: protein MMEFPDHSKNLLRKLWEQQHEGFLCDCTVLVGSTRFLAHRAVLASCSAFFQMFYKERLDKRDLVSINSEIVTAPAFGLLLEFMYKGSLSFGDMPVEDLLAAASYLHMNDIVKVCKKKLQARALTEADSTKKEEESLLQAPKNQPVSFPLPHSCDPAKPPKNDWNVGKKTPPGELSASILDVADTTQPGMDAPSSARPRPPPVVDISLSSPSSSTETLLCSSYPSGSLVEGTSGLDLPPERCREQAIGHKDPADRSVRVKVEAIVISDEESDGADQLEVPPAPELRLESIFPKSGGELGCGRHPDAFEEPVGMEEVSSESSFLPQENTPYHLVHLAGSQTFANMATPPLHEQMYLQDYDAHSNFSLFTEDVPTCKTCGKTFSCSYTLRRHATVHTRERPYECRYCMRSYTQSGDLYRHIRKAHNEDLAVKRCKHDVENPS from the coding sequence CTCCTGCAGTGCCTTCTTCCAGATGTTCTACAAAGAGCGGCTGGATAAGCGAGACTTGGTCTCCATCAACAGCGAGATCGTCACCGCCCCAGCTTTCGGCCTCCTGCTGGAATTCATGTACAAAGGCAGCCTCTCCTTCGGCGACATGCCAGTAGAAGACCTCTTAGCCGCCGCCAGCTATTTGCACATGAACGACATCGTCAAGGTGTGTAAGAAAAAGCTCCAAGCACGGGCCTTGACCGAAGCCGACAGCacgaagaaggaggaagaaagcttACTGCAAGCTCCCAAAAACCAGCCCGTATCCTTTCCCCTGCCTCACTCCTGCGACCCCGCGAAACCCCCCAAAAACGATTGGAATGTCGGGAAGAAAACCCCACCCGGAGAATTATCGGCCTCCATTTTGGATGTGGCGGACACCACCCAACCAGGGATGGACGCTCCGTCCTCCGCTCGGCCCCGTCCGCCCCCCGTCGTCGACATTTCTCTCTCCAGCCCGAGCAGCTCCACCGAAACTTTGTTGTGTAGTTCATATCCCTCCGGGAGTTTAGTCGAGGGCACATCCGGTTTGGACCTCCCCCCGGAGAGGTGCAGAGAGCAGGCCATCGGACACAAAGATCCCGCGGATCGATCCGTCAGAGTCAAAGTGGAAGCGATCGTGATTTCCGACGAGGAATCGGACGGGGCCGACCAGCTGGAGGTCCCGCCTGCTCCAGAGCTGAGGCTCGAAAGCATCTTTCCGAAATCTGGTGGGGAGCTCGGCTGCGGGCGACACCCGGATGCTTTCGAAGAGCCCGTCGGGATGGAAGAAGTCTCTTCGGAAAGTAGCTTCCTCCCTCAAGAAAACACGCCGTATCATTTGGTCCACCTGGCGGGCAGTCAGACGTTCGCCAACATGGCGACCCCTCCGTTGCACGAACAGATGTACTTGCAGGATTACGACGCCCACTCCAACTTCAGCCTCTTCACCGAGGACGTCCCCACCTGTAAGACCTGCGGGAAAACCTTTTCCTGCTCCTACACGCTACGGCGCCACGCCACCGTCCACACCCGGGAACGGCCGTACGAATGCCGCTACTGCATGCGGAGTTACACGCAATCCGGAGATCTTTACCGCCACATCCGGAAAGCTCACAACGAAGACTTGGCGGTGAAACGGTGTAAACACGATGTGGAAAACCCTTCCTAG